From the Thermosynechococcus sp. genome, the window CCAGTTTGAGTGAGCAGTTATTAGCGAAGTTACTGGCCTAGGAGTGTGGGTCATGGACGCAGTATTTTTATTGGCAACGGAAGAGGTGGGGCATTTTGGCATTAACACCAATTTGCTCGAAACTAATGTGATCAACCTTGCCATCGTGATTGGGGTATTGGTGTATTTTGGTCGAGGCGTACTTGGCAAAACCTTGGGCGATCGCCAGAAACAAATTGCCACAGCCATTGCTGAGGCAGAAGAACGCCAGAAAGTGGCGGCAGCCCGCCTCGCCGAAGCCCAGCAAAAACTGACTCAGGCTAAACAGGAGGCACAACGGATTCGCGAGGATGCTCTTGCCCGTGCAAAGGCTGCCAAGGAAGAAATCATTGCCCAAGCCAAGCGGGAAATTGAGCGCTTGAAGGAAACTGCTTCCCAAGATACCAGTGCTGCCACTGAGCGGGCGATCGCCGAAATTCGTGAGCGGATTGCTGCTATGGCGCTGGCAGAGGCAGAAAACCAACTGAAAGCACGGTTGAGCCAAAATCCAGACCTTCAGCGCACCCTTGTTGATCGCAGTATTGCCCTACTAGGAGGCAAATGATGCAGACCACCGTTCGTGGTGAAGTTGTTGAACCCTATGCCGAGGCACTGCTGTCGTTGGCGCAAACCCACAACCTCATTGATCAGTTTCAGCAGGACACGCAATTGATTTTGGAACTGCTTGCCAGTTCCAGTGAACTGCAACAGTTTCTCGCAAATCCCCTGATTAAGCCTGAGGCCAAAAAGAATGTGCTGCGGCAGTTGACAGTGGATAAGGTGCACGGCTATTTCCTCAACTTCCTAATGTTGCTCGTGGATCGGCGGCGAATTAACTTTCTCGGTTCCATTTGTGAGCAGTACCGTGCCCTTGTGCGCAAACTCCGCAATGTGACCTTGGCGGAAGTGACCAGTGCCGTCGAACTCAATGACGATCAACGCCGTGCAGTGGTCGAAAAGGTCAAAACCATGACCGGTGCTGCCGATGTAGAGCTTGTCACTGCCTGTGATCCTGAACTGATTGGTGGCGTGGTCATTAAAGTTGGCTCCCAAATCTTTGATGCCAGCCTGCGGGGTCAACTCCGCCGCCTCAGTGTCACCTTGGCGCAAGCCGCCTAACATCTTCTTTGTAAACTGTTCAACCCTTGAGAGCGACTTCTATGGTAAGTATCCGACCCGACGAAATCAGTAGCATTATTCGCCAGCAAATCGAGCAGTACGAACAGTCGATCAAAGTCGATAATGTCGGTACTGTCTTGCAGGTGGGCGATGGGATTGCCCGTGTCTATGGCCTCGACAAGGTGATGGCCTCCGAATTGGTGGAATTTGAAGATGGCACCGTGGGGATTGCCCTCAACCTCGAAGAGGATAATGTGGGGGTGGTGCTGATGGGCGATGGCCTTGGTATCGAAGAAGGCAGTACTGTGCGTGCTACTGGGAAAATTGCCTCGATTCCCGTGGGTGAAGCGGCCATTGGTCGGGTTGTGGATGCGCTGATGCGCCCCATTGATGGCAAAGGGGAGATCCACACAACGCAAACCCGCCTGATTGAATCCCCCGCACCCGGTATTGTCCAGCGCAAATCTGTGTGTGAGCCGTTGCAAACGGGCATTACCGCCATTGACGCCATGATTCCCATTGGTCGCGGTCAGCGGGAACTGATCATTGGCGATCGCCAGACAGGGAAAACGGCTGTTGCCATTGACACGATCTTGAACCAAAAGGGCCAAGACGTGATTTGCGTCTATGTGGCCATTGGTCAAAAAGCCTCCAGTGTTGCCCAAGTGGTGAACGTGCTGCGGGAGCGGGGGGCGCTGGAGTACACGATTGTAATTGCCGCCAACGCCAGTGATCCAGCGGCTTTGCAATATCTTGCCCCCTACACCGGGGCCACGATTGCTGAGTACTTCATGTACCAAGGTAAGCACACCCTCGTTGTCTATGACGACCTCTCCAAACAGGCTCAAGCCTATCGGCAAATGTCGCTACTCCTGCGCCGTCCTCCCGGCCGCGAAGCCTATCCTGGGGATGTGTTCTACTTGCACTCCCGCTTGCTAGAGCGGGCGGCCAAGCTCAACGATGCCCTTGGTGGTGGCAGCATGACAGCACTGCCGGTGGTTGAAACCCAAGCCGGTGACGTGTCTGCCTACATTCCCACCAACGTCATCTCCATTACCGACGGTCAAATCTTCCTTTCCTCTGACCTCTTCAACGCTGGCTTGCGTCCTGCCATCAACGCGGGGATTTCCGTGTCGCGGGTGGGTTCCGCTGCTCAAATCAAAGCCATGAAGCAGGTGGCCGGGAAACTGAAGCTGGAGTTGGCGCAATTTGATGAACTGCAGGCCTTTGCCCAGTTTGCCTCCGACTTGGATAAAGCCACCCAAAACCAACTGGCCCGGGGTCAGCGCCTGCGGGAAATCCTCAAGCAGCCTCAATATTCGCCCATTCCTGTGGAGTACCAAGTGGCAACCATCTATGCGGGTACCAATGGCTACCTTGACGATATTCCGGTTGAGGCAGTGGCCAAGTTTGTTGCCGGTCTGCGCGATTACCTGCACACCAATAAGCCAGAATACGGTGAGATTATCCGCACCACCCAAAAACTGGATGAAAAGGCTGAAGCTCTGCTGAAGGAGGCGATCGCTGAGTACAAAGCTGCCTTTAGTGCCTAAGCATTACCTTACTTAGATCAAGATCAACAGATCAAGATCAACAAATCAACAATGACTTGAACCTGCCCTCCACCAAGGGTAGGTTTTTTTGTCAATAGCCAATGTGGCGCTAGCTGGTAGCGGGTTAGAGAAAAAGGAGTATCAAAAATCATTGCAGTTTCGTTAATGAGGACCCCTTAGCTTTGTATTCTCTCTTACACTGAGGATCCGCGGACAAACCTTTATCAAGGAGTTCTGTAGTGCGTGTCGTTGTCATGGCCGGTGGGAGTGGCACTCGCCTACGCCCCCTCACCTGCGATCTACCCAAACCCATGGTGCCGGTGGTCAATCGTCCCATTGCCGAGCATATTCTCAATCTCCTGCGCCGCCATAGCCTTGATGATGTGGTCATGACATTGCACTATCTCCCCGATATCGTGCGGGACTATTTTGGCGATGGGAATGAGTTTGGGGTGCACCTGAGCTACGTCGTTGAAGAAGAGCAGCCCCTGGGCACGGCAGGGTCAGTGAAAAACATTGTCAATTTGCTCACAGATCCATTTTTGGTGGTCAGTGGCGATAGCATTACCGATGTTGATTTAACCGATGCCCTGCGTTTTCACCAGCAGCACGATGCTCCTGTCACCCTGATCCTTGCCCGTGTGCCTCAGCCAAAGGAGTTTGGGATTGTCTTTACCGATAGCGATGGCCGCGTGCGGCGGTTTCTCGAGAAGCCCTCAGCGGGGGAAGTCTTTACGGATACAGTCAATACGGGCATCTACATCCTCAGCCCCACAGTTATGGATTACCTCAATGGCGGCATTGAGCGGGATTTTTCGCGGGATTTGTTCCCATTGCTGTTGCAGGCGGATGTGCCGATGTATGGCTATACCACCGATGCCTACTGGTGCGATGTCGGCAGTCTCCAAACCTATCAACAGGTGCAACAGGATGCCCTCTATGGCCGAGTGCACTTGGAAATTCAGGGGCACGAAGTTCAGCCGCAAATTTGGGTAGGCCACAATACCCCCTTGCCGCAAACGGTTCAGCTACAGGCGCCGCTCGTCTTGGGCAATAACTGCCGCTTTGGTGCGGGGGTCACCCTTGGGGCGGGCACGGTCTTGGGGGATAACGTGATTATTGGCAATGGCAGTCGGTTGCGTTCAGTGGTGGCTTGGAATGGCTGCTTTATTGGGGATGACAGTGAATTGGAGCATTGCATCTTAGCTCGCTATGTCCATGTTGATCGCCATGTGAGACTACAGGAAGGGGTGATTATTGGCAGTCGCTGTGTGGTGGGGGAGGAAGCCAGTCTGAGTCAGGGAGTGCGGCTCTGGCCAGGAAAACGTATTGAAGCGGGTGCAATTGTCAATGAAAGTCTGATCTGGGGCACAACAGGGCAGCGCTATCTCTTTGGGCAGCGAGGAGTGGCCGGCGTGGCTAATGTGGACATTACACCGGAGTTTGCCGTGCGGCTGGCGGCAGCCTATGCCTCAATTCTTGAGCCCGGAACCAGTGTGCTCGTGTCGCGGGATCAGCGCAATGTATCGCGGATGGTGTCCCATGCCCTGATGTCGGGTTTGATGTCGGTGGGGATTCAGGTTCTCAATTTGGAGGCGATCGCCCTGCCGATTGCCCGCTTCGCTGCCCAAACCCTTTCAGTCAGCGGCGGGATCCATGTGCGCGCCCATCCCGATCGCGCCGATCAGCTTTTGATTGAGTTTTTTGACCACAAAGGCATCAACCTCAGTAGAGCCAAAGAGCGGCAAATCGAAACCGCCTACTTCCGCGAAGAGATTCGCCGTGCCCTACTGATGGATGTCGGTGTCATGACCCACCCCAACAACTGCGTGGCCGCCTATGCCCAAGGCTTTGAAAAGTGGCTGAATACGCAACTGTTTTATGGTAGCCCCGCCAAAATTGTTATTGACTATGCCTATGCCGTTTCTGGGGTTGTCTTGCCCCAGATCCTCAGTAAGTTTGGCTGCGATGCCGTTGTTCTCAATGCCACCCTCCACCCAACTCCCCTAAATATTCTGGAGCGACAGCGACTCCTGCGGGAACTGGGACAGGTGGTGACAGCCCTTTCTGCAAGTTTAGGAGTGCAAGTCTCCGCCAATGGCGAACGGTTGACCTTGGTGGACAATGCCGGTCAGGTTTTCAGTGATCAAGAACTCACGGCCTTGATGACCTACTTGACCCTCTTGACTCATCCGGGGGGCACCATCGTGGTGCCGGTCACAACCTCTAGCGCCGTGGAGGCGATCGCCCGCCAGCAGGGAGGACACATTATCCGCAGTCGTACCAAGCCGACTGATCTCATGGAAGCCTGCCAACACCACAGTGGCGTTGTCCTAGGGGGGTCCGCAGAAACCGGTTTCATCTTCCCGCAACTGCATCCGGGATTTGATGCCATGTTTACGATCGCCACACTGCTCGAACTGCTGGCACTGATTGGCAAGCCCCTCACAGTCATACGCCAAGAACTGCCCCGCGTCCACTACTATCACCGCCCGATTCGCTGTCCTTGGCTTGCCAAAGGGTCATTGATGCGCCACTTAGTGGAAACCCATCCCCGCAACCATTTAAGTCTCATTGACGGCGTCAAAATTGGTGAACCCAACACTGACCATTGGGTACTGATTCTGCCCGATGCCAGTGAGCCATTGGTACACCTCTACGTGAATAGTCCTGACGCCCCTTGGAGTGAGCAGATGCTGCAACGCTATAGCCGCCGCATTGAAGAGTTTGCCCGCTTGGAACCTCTCTCAGATGCCACAATAAAGATGTAACCCAAATCCCGTAGAATCAGGGAAAATTTTTGGTACGTTAGGCACAATCGTGATTTTAAAAACGGAGAAAACCCAAGGGAGCTGGAGCGATAAATTGCGGGGAATTGCCCGTTGGTGGTCAGAATTCAAGATTCAAACCCGCCTCATGGCCACAGCAACCCTCGTGGTCTCCATCATCATGAGTGGCCTCACCTTCTGGGCGGTGAACACGATTCAAACCAATGCCCACCTCAATGACACCCGCTATGGTCGCGATTTAGGGTTACTCCTAGCCGCTGATGTGGCGCCCCTGGTGGCCAAAGGGGATACCGCCGCTGTTGCTGAATTTTCCCGTAAATTCTATGAGCGCAGTGCCAGTATTCGCTACATCCTCTATGCGGATCCCGACGGGGAAATTTACTATGGCCTGCCCTACTCTGCCCCCCAAGTGGAAAGTGCCCTGACATTGCGCCGCCGTATTCAACTGCCAGAGACCTACCGTGCTAGCCAAGAACCCCTCGTGCGCCAACACCAAACCCCCAATGGTCTAGTTGCCGATGTCTTTGTTCCCCTAACCTTTAATGGCGAAAACTTAGGGGTTGTTGCCCTGGGGATTAACCCGAACCCAACATTTATTGCCTCTGCCAATCTCACGCGGGATCTCACGATCGCTGTCTTTGTCTCCCTCTGGATCATGGTGATCTTGGGGGGGGTCTTCAACGCCCTCACCATTACCCAACCCATTAAAGAATTGGTGCAGGGGGTGAAAAACATTGCAGCGGGGAATTTTAAGCAACGCATTAACCTGCCCTTTGGCGGTGAACTGGGGGAGTTGATCACCAGCTTTAATGACATGGCTGAGCGCCTCGCCTCCTACGAGGCCCAAAACATTGAAGAACTCCAAGCCGAGAAAGCCAAACTAGACACCTTGGTGTCCACCATTGCTGATGGAGCAATTCTCTTAGATACCGACATGCGGATTATTCTTGTCAACCCCACAGCGCAGCGTCTTTTCAATTGGGAGGGGATGAACGTCATTGGCCAAAATGCCCTGGACTGCTTTCCAGCACCGGTGTGCGAAAAACTCACCTGTCCCCTTTACAAAGCCTCCCGCGGAGAGTCAGAAGGGGGAGAATTTCGGGTAACGCTGCAAGAACCTAGCTCGCGCTCAGTACGGATTCTGCTGACAACGGTTATGGATGTGCAGCGGGAAAAGCCCAAAGGCATTGCGATTACAATTCAGGACATTACCCGGGAAGTGGAACTCAACGAAGCCAAAGCACAATTGATTAGCAATGTTTCCCATGAGTTGCGTACACCTCTATTCAATATCAAATCAATCATCGAAACGATTCAAGAGTACGGCAGCAGCCTCAGTGAAAAAGAGCAACAGGAATTCCTAGAAACCGCTAACCACGAGACCGATCGCCTGACGCGCCTTGTCAATGATTTTCTCGATATTTCCCGCCTCGAATCGGGTCGCCCCTATCAGTTTGGCTCCGTACAGATGGCGCAGGTGATTGATCAGATCATGCGCACCTACCAACTCAATGCGGCCAATAAGTCCATTACCCTAACTGCCGAGGTGGAAACCCCCCTGCCACCGGTTTGGGGCAACTATGATCTGCTCATTGGTGCCCTCACTAACTTGGTGGGCAATGCCTTGAAGTTTACACCCGAAAATGGACGGGTAACAATTCGTGCCTATGTCTGGCATCCCCCTAGCGATCCAGAGCAGGAACGCGTGCGCATTGAAGTGGCCGACACGGGTATGGGGATTGCCCCAGAGGATCAACCCCGTGTTTTTGAGCGCTTTTTCCGCGTCGAGAATCGCGTGCATACCCTAGAGGGGACGGGGCTGGGGCTGGCCATTGTCCAAGATATTATCCACAAGCACAATACGCAAATTCATTTAATTAGTGAATTGGGGGTCGGTAGTACCTTTTGGTTTGATTTGGCCATTGATGAATCTGCCCTCGTTGATAACCCCGACAGCACTGCTGAAACGGCGCTTCCGCCCGCTTGAAACAGGTTGATAGGGGGATGGGGAGCGGATCGCTCCGAGTTGCCAACAACAACAAATCATCCGCTAAAATCTGAAGGCAGAAATCAATAACTCCTCACGCCGGTGGCTGTTTGGGCTTGGCCCTGAGGAAAAACATACAGGTTTTTGCATTTATTTTCATCTAAATCTAAAGCTCACTATTAAATATTGGAGTTGAGGAAGTGAAAACAAACTTCTTGAGAGCCGTTGCTATTCTCTCTATTTTCAGCAGCGCGTCAGTGGCGTTACCAGCGTTAGGGATTCCGATTACCACCCCCACCCAACAGGATATTCAGCCAGCCCTACCGGAGGCATCCCCTCTGCCAGCCACCCCGCCGCCAGTTCTTGAACCACCCCCCTCACTCCCTAGTCCACCCCCGGCGTCAGAAACTGTTTTAATACCTGTACAAAAAATTATTGTTGAAGGCAGTACTATCTTTGGTGCAGCGGAATTTGATCCAATTATCAAGCCCCTCGAAGGGCGACAGGTAACGCTTGCGGAGCTACAGAGAGCCACCGATGCCATTACAAAACTCTATCTAGACAGGGGCTATTTGACCTCACGCGCCGTTTTGAACGAGCAGATAGCACGGGATGGGGTAATCAGGATTCAAGTTCTTGAAGGCCGCCTACAGGATATTCGTATTGAAGGGAATAAAGGGATTATCCAGCGCTATATTCGCAGCCGGATTGCCCTTGGTGCAGGTGTGCCCCTCAACTCCAATCGCCTTGAAGAGCAGTTGCGTCTGTTGCGAACGGATCCCCTTTTTGCCAATCTCTCTGCGAGTTTGCGACCCGGCACGACACCCCAGGAGAGTATTTTGGTGGTGCGGGTGGTACCTGCCCGTTGGTTGAATGCGGCTTTTGGTTTGGATAACAATACACCGCCAGCGATCGCCCCCCATCGGGCCACGGCCTTTTTGGGATACAACAACCTCAGTGGTCGCGGCGATAGCGTCTATGGCTCCTACGCCATCGGTAACAATCTCGGCACCTTTGATTGGGGAGCATCCAACACTGTGGAGTTTGGCTACAGCCTCCCCCTCAATGCCATGAATGGTACCCTCACCATTCGCACGCTGCAAGCGGATAGCGAAATTACCCGCCCCCCCGCCCTTGCGGCCTTGAATATTCGCAGTGAGTCTTCTATTTACCAAGCCAGTTTTCGCCAACCCGTGATTCGCAATATCCGCGAGGAACTGGCCTTTGGCATTGGCTTCCTGATGCAGTCCGGGCAAACGTTTGTGGCGGGAGTGCCAGCCCCCATTTCCGCCGGGGCTGATGCTTCCGGCTACAGTGCTTCCCGTGTGCTAGAGTTCACCCAAGAATATATTCGCCGCGACACCCAAGGGGCATGGGTCTTGCGCTCGCAGTTTAACGTTGGCCTGCCTATTTTGGGGGCCACAGCAAATCCCAGTCCGATACCGGATGGCACCTTTTTTAGCTGGCTAGGACAAGGGCAGCGGCAGCAACGCCTTTGGGCAGACAATTTTTTGATTTTACGCACCGATGTTCAACTCAGTCCCAGCAATCTCCTGCCCTTCCACCAATTTGTGATTGGGGGGCCGCTGTCGGTGCGCGGCTACTCAACCAACGCGCTCGCTGGGGATAATGGCCTGCGGTTTTCGGGGGAAGCCCGCTTCCCAGTGCTGCGGACTACCAATCGTCGCCCGATTATTTCCCTTGGGCCGCTGTTTGATCTGGGGGTAGTCTGGAACAATAGCAGCAATCCAGCGGGTCCCGTTGCCAACAATGTCATTGCCGGTCTCGGCTTGGGACTCTTGGTACAGCCCACCCGAAACCTAGATCTGCAGTTTCAATATGCAGCACCATTAATTGATCTGCCGGGGCAAACCCGTAGTTTGCAGTCCGATGGCATTTACTTTTCCTTGACGGTGCGTCCCTAGGGCGTATCGAGGGCGGTGCGGAGTGACTGACAAAACTCAGCAACAGCGGCAACCCCCTGACCCGGTTCTGCCAGACGTTTAACAAAGGCACTGCCGACAATGGCGGCATCGGCGCCCCAATCCCGTACCTGGCGGGCATGCTCTGGACTGGCAATGCCAAACCCGACACCAATGGGCTTGGGGGTGATCTGCCGTAGGGTGCGCAAGAGTTCCTGAACGCGGCTGGCCATTTCTTGACGCATGCCAGTGACGCCAGTGGTGCTGACAAGGTAAATAAATCCCTGGGAAGCGGTGGCGATCGCCTGCATCCGTTCGGGCGAGGTGGTGGGCGCAATCAACAGGGTCAATTCCAAGCCCAAATTGGCGGTCTCTGCAAGAACCGGTTCCGCCTCCTCAAGGGGCAAATCAGGAATCACTAACCCCTTGATCCCGGCTTGGGCAACTGCTTTGAGAAATGAAGAGACCCCCCGATGGTAGACGGGATTGTAGTAGGTAAAGAGAATGAGCGGCGCCTTCAGTTGCCGGTGCCAGTCCGTTGTCATTTCTAAGACTGCCTCAAGGCGGGTTCCCCGTTGCAGAGCGCGGGTGGCGGCTGCCTGAATTATCGGGCCATCGGCCAAGGGATCCGAATAGGGCATCCCCAGTTCAATGACATCGGCCCCATGGTCATCGAGGGCCTTGAGGGCAGCACCTGTAGTTTCTAAATCCGGGTCGCCGGCAGTCAAAAAGGGGATGAGGGCGCAGCGATGGCGAGCACGACATTGCTC encodes:
- a CDS encoding F0F1 ATP synthase subunit B, with product MDAVFLLATEEVGHFGINTNLLETNVINLAIVIGVLVYFGRGVLGKTLGDRQKQIATAIAEAEERQKVAAARLAEAQQKLTQAKQEAQRIREDALARAKAAKEEIIAQAKREIERLKETASQDTSAATERAIAEIRERIAAMALAEAENQLKARLSQNPDLQRTLVDRSIALLGGK
- the atpH gene encoding ATP synthase F1 subunit delta, which translates into the protein MMQTTVRGEVVEPYAEALLSLAQTHNLIDQFQQDTQLILELLASSSELQQFLANPLIKPEAKKNVLRQLTVDKVHGYFLNFLMLLVDRRRINFLGSICEQYRALVRKLRNVTLAEVTSAVELNDDQRRAVVEKVKTMTGAADVELVTACDPELIGGVVIKVGSQIFDASLRGQLRRLSVTLAQAA
- the atpA gene encoding F0F1 ATP synthase subunit alpha; translated protein: MVSIRPDEISSIIRQQIEQYEQSIKVDNVGTVLQVGDGIARVYGLDKVMASELVEFEDGTVGIALNLEEDNVGVVLMGDGLGIEEGSTVRATGKIASIPVGEAAIGRVVDALMRPIDGKGEIHTTQTRLIESPAPGIVQRKSVCEPLQTGITAIDAMIPIGRGQRELIIGDRQTGKTAVAIDTILNQKGQDVICVYVAIGQKASSVAQVVNVLRERGALEYTIVIAANASDPAALQYLAPYTGATIAEYFMYQGKHTLVVYDDLSKQAQAYRQMSLLLRRPPGREAYPGDVFYLHSRLLERAAKLNDALGGGSMTALPVVETQAGDVSAYIPTNVISITDGQIFLSSDLFNAGLRPAINAGISVSRVGSAAQIKAMKQVAGKLKLELAQFDELQAFAQFASDLDKATQNQLARGQRLREILKQPQYSPIPVEYQVATIYAGTNGYLDDIPVEAVAKFVAGLRDYLHTNKPEYGEIIRTTQKLDEKAEALLKEAIAEYKAAFSA
- a CDS encoding mannose-1-phosphate guanyltransferase, which codes for MRVVVMAGGSGTRLRPLTCDLPKPMVPVVNRPIAEHILNLLRRHSLDDVVMTLHYLPDIVRDYFGDGNEFGVHLSYVVEEEQPLGTAGSVKNIVNLLTDPFLVVSGDSITDVDLTDALRFHQQHDAPVTLILARVPQPKEFGIVFTDSDGRVRRFLEKPSAGEVFTDTVNTGIYILSPTVMDYLNGGIERDFSRDLFPLLLQADVPMYGYTTDAYWCDVGSLQTYQQVQQDALYGRVHLEIQGHEVQPQIWVGHNTPLPQTVQLQAPLVLGNNCRFGAGVTLGAGTVLGDNVIIGNGSRLRSVVAWNGCFIGDDSELEHCILARYVHVDRHVRLQEGVIIGSRCVVGEEASLSQGVRLWPGKRIEAGAIVNESLIWGTTGQRYLFGQRGVAGVANVDITPEFAVRLAAAYASILEPGTSVLVSRDQRNVSRMVSHALMSGLMSVGIQVLNLEAIALPIARFAAQTLSVSGGIHVRAHPDRADQLLIEFFDHKGINLSRAKERQIETAYFREEIRRALLMDVGVMTHPNNCVAAYAQGFEKWLNTQLFYGSPAKIVIDYAYAVSGVVLPQILSKFGCDAVVLNATLHPTPLNILERQRLLRELGQVVTALSASLGVQVSANGERLTLVDNAGQVFSDQELTALMTYLTLLTHPGGTIVVPVTTSSAVEAIARQQGGHIIRSRTKPTDLMEACQHHSGVVLGGSAETGFIFPQLHPGFDAMFTIATLLELLALIGKPLTVIRQELPRVHYYHRPIRCPWLAKGSLMRHLVETHPRNHLSLIDGVKIGEPNTDHWVLILPDASEPLVHLYVNSPDAPWSEQMLQRYSRRIEEFARLEPLSDATIKM
- the nblS gene encoding two-component system sensor histidine kinase NblS produces the protein MVILKTEKTQGSWSDKLRGIARWWSEFKIQTRLMATATLVVSIIMSGLTFWAVNTIQTNAHLNDTRYGRDLGLLLAADVAPLVAKGDTAAVAEFSRKFYERSASIRYILYADPDGEIYYGLPYSAPQVESALTLRRRIQLPETYRASQEPLVRQHQTPNGLVADVFVPLTFNGENLGVVALGINPNPTFIASANLTRDLTIAVFVSLWIMVILGGVFNALTITQPIKELVQGVKNIAAGNFKQRINLPFGGELGELITSFNDMAERLASYEAQNIEELQAEKAKLDTLVSTIADGAILLDTDMRIILVNPTAQRLFNWEGMNVIGQNALDCFPAPVCEKLTCPLYKASRGESEGGEFRVTLQEPSSRSVRILLTTVMDVQREKPKGIAITIQDITREVELNEAKAQLISNVSHELRTPLFNIKSIIETIQEYGSSLSEKEQQEFLETANHETDRLTRLVNDFLDISRLESGRPYQFGSVQMAQVIDQIMRTYQLNAANKSITLTAEVETPLPPVWGNYDLLIGALTNLVGNALKFTPENGRVTIRAYVWHPPSDPEQERVRIEVADTGMGIAPEDQPRVFERFFRVENRVHTLEGTGLGLAIVQDIIHKHNTQIHLISELGVGSTFWFDLAIDESALVDNPDSTAETALPPA
- a CDS encoding ShlB/FhaC/HecB family hemolysin secretion/activation protein is translated as MALPALGIPITTPTQQDIQPALPEASPLPATPPPVLEPPPSLPSPPPASETVLIPVQKIIVEGSTIFGAAEFDPIIKPLEGRQVTLAELQRATDAITKLYLDRGYLTSRAVLNEQIARDGVIRIQVLEGRLQDIRIEGNKGIIQRYIRSRIALGAGVPLNSNRLEEQLRLLRTDPLFANLSASLRPGTTPQESILVVRVVPARWLNAAFGLDNNTPPAIAPHRATAFLGYNNLSGRGDSVYGSYAIGNNLGTFDWGASNTVEFGYSLPLNAMNGTLTIRTLQADSEITRPPALAALNIRSESSIYQASFRQPVIRNIREELAFGIGFLMQSGQTFVAGVPAPISAGADASGYSASRVLEFTQEYIRRDTQGAWVLRSQFNVGLPILGATANPSPIPDGTFFSWLGQGQRQQRLWADNFLILRTDVQLSPSNLLPFHQFVIGGPLSVRGYSTNALAGDNGLRFSGEARFPVLRTTNRRPIISLGPLFDLGVVWNNSSNPAGPVANNVIAGLGLGLLVQPTRNLDLQFQYAAPLIDLPGQTRSLQSDGIYFSLTVRP
- the trpA gene encoding tryptophan synthase subunit alpha — encoded protein: MPTISERFEQCRARHRCALIPFLTAGDPDLETTGAALKALDDHGADVIELGMPYSDPLADGPIIQAAATRALQRGTRLEAVLEMTTDWHRQLKAPLILFTYYNPVYHRGVSSFLKAVAQAGIKGLVIPDLPLEEAEPVLAETANLGLELTLLIAPTTSPERMQAIATASQGFIYLVSTTGVTGMRQEMASRVQELLRTLRQITPKPIGVGFGIASPEHARQVRDWGADAAIVGSAFVKRLAEPGQGVAAVAEFCQSLRTALDTP